In Humulus lupulus chromosome 7, drHumLupu1.1, whole genome shotgun sequence, the following are encoded in one genomic region:
- the LOC133788560 gene encoding zinc finger CCCH domain-containing protein 24 — MAASSTNEHPPTETLTSLTHSVSTDVHDSIKDHHQPQAQPSDAALTDEIPPGEKRKREEDQEQDPGPNPLASPLWKTSLCSFFRRQSGSCSHGSTCRYAHGEEELRQRPDSTWDPTSEHAKKVQKKSEDEEKPVASISNEVMMTETVGGDGDEDGDGVGDGLDPGLSKCLVHLPRNWRTETLKSFLGEQGIPFKSSKKKKGMTVGFVSFESVEQLKTAMEQLEGKSIGNKSIKVADVIPRSFEKNIKPTTAFPQNGQETGKPAISGDDGDISVTLNGVQSVDGNEDNSTPNGLVSTGRSVRDVVTPLAHMTYSDQLELKKMSNMQILKKLTRNARKACPNGVSLPEWILKSREIGGLPCNLEGILPSPLVNGYRNKCEFSVGYSLQGKITVGFMLGNFREGVTAVEEPINCPNVSTIACKYASIFQEFLQHSDLPVWNRFKNTGFWRQLTVREGRRPETTADSENPEANIAEVLLMVQVSTMSFDDTLVASQFEKLARAFSAGAAANSPSLPLTALVVQDHQGISNVAPADAPLRQLPLVKEPDVPEMEADKNLVEPRIHDYISNLKFCISPTAFFQVNSLAAEKLYSLAGDWAGLGPDTLLFDICCGTGTIGLTLAHRVGMVVGVEMNASAVSDAHRNAEINGIKNCRFVCAKAEDVMGSLLKEYMSATQLQDEFQISEGDVEVSSITEEKDILVDNAEDPERSSCHSSDNIQEPGESSSQELQNVIIASECLDRGPQEPDSQLQSNCPSENGNPLVQRFKNVVAIVDPPRGGLHPTVIKVIRTNPLLRRLVYISCNPESLVANAIELCTPSAEKIEKGNKNNRGWRNMSAAGLARHRAKSMPNSEPFRPVKSMAVDLFPHTVHCEMVMLLER; from the exons ATGGCGGCATCTTCCACCAACGAACATCCTCCAACTGAAACCCTAACCTCCCTTACTCACTCTGTCTCAACGGACGTACATGATTCAATCAAGGACCACCACCAACCTCAAGCCCAACCGTCTGACGCTGCATTAACCGATGAGATCCCTCCCGGCGAGAAGCGCAAGAGGGAGGAGGACCAGGAGCAGGACCCTGGTCCTAACCCTTTGGCCAGTCCCCTCTGGAAGACCAGCCTCTGCTCCTTCTTCCGCCGCCAGTCGGGCTCTTGCAGCCACGGCAGTACGTGCCGCTACGCTCACGGCGAGGAGGAGCTGCGCCAGCGTCCGGACAGTACGTGGGACCCCACCTCGGAGCATGCGAAGAAGGTACAGAAGAAATCTGAGGACGAAGAGAAACCCGTGGCCTCGATTTCGAATGAGGTAATGATGACGGAGACTGTGGGCGGCGATGGGGATGAGGATGGCGATGGCGTTGGTGATGGATTGGACCCTGGGCTTAGCAAATGCTTAGTTCATTTACCCAGAAATTGGAGGACCGAGACTCTTAAGAGCTTTCTTGGTGAGCAG ggAATTCCTTTTAAATcttcaaagaagaagaaaggcaTGACTGTAGGTTTTGTGAGTTTCGAAAGTGTGGAACAGTTAAAAACTGCTATGGAG CAATTGGAAGGGAAGTCCATTGGGAACAAAAGTATAAAGGTTGCAGATGTCATTCCTCGATCATTTGAGAAGAATATTAAACCAACAACTGCTTTCCCGCAAAACGGCCAGGAAACTGGCAAACCTGCAATATCTGGCGATGATGGGGATATCTCTGTTACCTTAAATGGGGTTCAGAGTGTTGATGGTAATGAAGACAATTCAACACCTAACGGTTTGGTGTCTACCGGAAGAAGTGTTAGAGATGTAGTGACTCCCCTTGCCCATATGACCTACAGTGATCAGTTGGAGCTAAAAAAGATGTCTAATATGCAGATTCTCAAAAAACTT acTAGAAATGCACGTAAAGCTTGTCCTAATGGTGTTTCACTTCCAGAATGGATTCTCAAGTCTAGGGAAATAG GTGGTCTTCCATGCAATTTAGAAGGTATACTACCATCTCCACTTGTAAATGGATACCGTAACAAGTGCGAGTTTTCTGTTGGATATTCTCTTCAGGGAAAAATAACAGTGGGCTTTATGCTTGGAAATTTCAG GGAGGGTGTGACGGCAGTTGAAGAACCTATAAACTGCCCTAATGTTTCTACAATCGCTTGCAAATATGCTTCAATCTTTCAGGAGTTTCTTCAGCATTCAGACTTACCTGTTTGGAACCGATTTAAGAATACTGGCTTTTGGCGTCAATTAACG GTTCGAGAAGGAAGGAGACCAGAAACAACTGCTGATTCTGAAAACCCGGAGGCCAACATTGCCGAGGTCTTACTTATGGTTCAG GTTTCCACCATGAGCTTTGATGATACATTGGTAGCTAGTCAATTTGAGAAACTTGCTCGAGCATTTTCCGCAGGAGCTGCAGCAAATTCTCCTTCTTTGCCTCTTACAGCTTTAGTTGTTCAG GATCATCAAGGAATATCAAATGTTGCACCAGCTGATGCACCACTACGGCAACTCCCATTGGTTAAAGAGCCAGATGTTCCTGAAATGGAAGCAGACAAAAATCTTGTAGAGCCAAGAATTCATGATTATATAAGCAATCTTAAATTCTGTATCTCACCTACAGCTTTCTTTCAG GTTAATTCCCTTGCTGCTGAAAAGCTTTACTCGCTTGCTGGGGATTGGGCAGGTTTGGGTCCTGATACTTTGCTATTTGATATCTGCTGTGGAACTGGAACAATTGGGCTGACCTTAGCACATCGTGTGGGTATG GTTGTGGGTGTTGAAATGAATGCTTCTGCAGTTTCTGATGCTCACAGAAATGCTGAAATCAATGGCATAAAAAATTGTAGATTTGTTTGTGCGAAG GCAGAAGATGTTATGGGGTCATTGTTGAAGGAGTACATGAGTGCCACTCAGCTACAAGATGAGTTTCAAATATCTGAAGGGGATGTTGAAGTAAGTTCAATAACTGAAGAAAAAGATATCTTGGTGGACAATGCAGAGGATCCTGAAAGGAGCTCATGTCACTCATCAGACAACATACAAGAGCCTGGAGAGAGCTCTAGCCAAGAGCTGCAGAATGTTATTATTGCATCTGAATGTTTAGATAGAGGCCCTCAGGAACCAGATAGCCAACTTCAAAGCAATTGCCCTTCTGAAAATGGGAATCCTCTGGTGCAGCGTTTCAAAAATGTTGTCGCCATTGTTGATCCTCCTCGTGGTGGGCTTCATCCCACT GTGATCAAAGTTATAAGAACCAATCCACTTTTACGAAGACTTGT TTACATTTCCTGCAACCCTGAGAGCTTAGTGGCTAATGCTATTGAGCTCTGCACACCATCTGCTGAGAAAATCGAGAAAGGAAATAAGAACAACAGAGGATGGAGAAACATGAGTGCTGCTGGTCTAGCCCGACACAGGGCCAAGTCGATGCCCAATTCCGAGCCCTTCCGACCTGTAAAATCCATGGCTGTTGATCTTTTCCCGCACACTGTTCACTGCGAAATGGTGATGCTACTAGAGAGATAG